A genome region from Vibrio tapetis subsp. tapetis includes the following:
- a CDS encoding sugar ABC transporter permease, whose amino-acid sequence MGKILEKLGTLIVYLFLTLNALLVLGPVIWTILASFKKGNNLFSTSFSNIEFTLEHYSALFTDTPYFEWYKNTFILATSNMLISLVIVTMTAFVFSRYRFKGKRNIMMSILVLQMFPAFLSMTAIYILLSKMGLIDTYIGLLFVYVTGSLPFMVWLVKGYFDAIPTSLDEAAKIDGAGHMTIFLEIILPLAKPILVFVGLVSFTGPWMDFILPTLILRSEEKMTLAIGIFSWISSNSAENFTLFAAGSLLVAVPITLLFVATQKHITTGLVSGAVKE is encoded by the coding sequence ATGGGTAAAATTTTAGAGAAACTAGGGACGTTGATCGTCTACCTATTTTTAACCCTGAATGCCTTATTGGTACTAGGGCCTGTGATTTGGACGATTTTGGCGTCGTTCAAAAAAGGCAACAATTTGTTCAGTACTTCCTTTAGTAATATTGAATTTACTCTGGAGCATTACAGTGCGTTGTTCACCGATACGCCTTATTTTGAGTGGTACAAAAATACCTTTATTTTAGCGACATCAAATATGCTGATCTCTTTGGTTATCGTCACCATGACGGCGTTTGTGTTTTCGCGTTACCGTTTTAAAGGTAAGCGGAACATCATGATGAGCATTTTGGTATTGCAAATGTTCCCAGCCTTTTTATCCATGACCGCGATTTATATCTTGCTCTCAAAAATGGGCTTGATTGATACCTATATCGGTTTGCTGTTTGTTTATGTCACAGGTTCTCTTCCATTTATGGTGTGGTTAGTTAAAGGCTATTTTGATGCGATACCCACCTCGTTAGATGAAGCCGCAAAAATTGATGGCGCTGGGCATATGACCATCTTCCTAGAAATCATATTGCCGTTGGCAAAGCCCATTTTAGTGTTCGTCGGTTTGGTGTCATTTACCGGCCCTTGGATGGACTTTATTTTGCCAACCTTGATATTACGCAGCGAAGAAAAAATGACATTGGCGATAGGTATATTCAGTTGGATTTCATCTAACTCTGCAGAAAACTTTACCTTGTTTGCCGCAGGTTCACTATTGGTCGCAGTACCGATAACCCTGTTATTTGTCGCGACTCAAAAACACATCACCACCGGTCTCGTCAGCGGTGCAGTAAAAGAATAA
- a CDS encoding carbohydrate ABC transporter permease yields MQLTDTKVVPKVPASILIMGATQIQKGHWVKGVLFLALQVLTLLMLPDLVVMLKGLVSLGDVAQVRKGFKVIPGDHSIFMLVEGVIGLMSLFLVACIYVVNVKDARVCERTSLSVWQQLKEIYDSKFAFIVLSPAVIASIAFIIMPIVITVLVSFTNYSAPNHIPPRNLVDWVGFKNFFSLFELKIWSSTFFGVASWTVLWAFFATICTCGFGFILAMALQNKKIKAKKAWRFIFILPYAIPAFVTLLMFRLLLNGVGPVNATLNSWGFDSVAFLSDPILAKFTVIAVSVWVGAPYFMLLIAGALTNIPADLYEASEVDGANKFQQFWEITLPMVLHQVAPSLVMTFAHNFNNFGAIFLLTEGGPINPEYRFAGHTDILITWIYKLTLDFQQYQIASVISIIIFLFLSGIAIWQFRRMNSFKDDVGM; encoded by the coding sequence ATGCAGTTAACTGATACCAAAGTGGTGCCAAAAGTGCCTGCCTCGATTTTGATAATGGGCGCGACTCAGATTCAAAAGGGGCATTGGGTTAAAGGGGTGCTCTTTCTTGCCTTGCAGGTTCTTACCTTGCTCATGCTACCTGATTTAGTTGTGATGCTAAAAGGGCTCGTGAGCTTAGGTGATGTCGCGCAAGTTCGTAAGGGCTTTAAGGTGATACCCGGCGATCATTCAATCTTCATGTTAGTTGAAGGGGTGATCGGACTGATGTCCCTCTTCCTTGTTGCCTGTATTTACGTTGTTAACGTGAAAGATGCACGAGTATGTGAGCGCACCTCTTTGTCTGTGTGGCAACAGCTAAAGGAAATCTATGACAGTAAGTTTGCGTTTATTGTGCTGTCTCCTGCTGTGATTGCGAGTATTGCATTCATCATCATGCCGATCGTCATCACCGTGTTGGTTTCGTTTACTAACTACTCGGCACCAAACCATATACCGCCAAGAAATTTGGTTGATTGGGTCGGTTTTAAGAACTTCTTTTCGCTGTTTGAGCTAAAGATTTGGTCCAGTACCTTCTTTGGTGTTGCTAGCTGGACAGTACTTTGGGCATTTTTTGCCACAATATGCACGTGTGGCTTTGGTTTCATCCTTGCGATGGCCTTGCAGAATAAGAAGATTAAAGCGAAGAAAGCATGGCGCTTTATCTTTATTCTACCTTATGCAATCCCGGCTTTTGTTACTTTGTTGATGTTCCGTTTATTGCTTAATGGAGTCGGGCCTGTTAACGCAACGCTAAATAGCTGGGGGTTTGATTCTGTTGCATTTTTGTCTGACCCGATACTCGCCAAGTTTACTGTTATAGCGGTGAGTGTGTGGGTGGGAGCACCCTATTTCATGCTGTTGATCGCCGGAGCATTAACCAATATTCCTGCTGATCTATACGAAGCAAGCGAAGTGGATGGCGCCAATAAATTTCAGCAGTTCTGGGAAATAACCTTGCCAATGGTATTGCACCAAGTTGCGCCTTCTTTGGTGATGACGTTTGCCCATAACTTCAATAACTTCGGCGCTATTTTCCTATTAACCGAAGGTGGCCCAATTAACCCTGAGTATCGTTTTGCAGGTCATACCGATATTTTGATTACTTGGATATACAAACTGACTCTTGATTTCCAGCAATATCAAATTGCATCGGTGATCTCGATTATTATTTTCTTATTCTTGTCTGGCATCGCGATATGGCAGTTTAGAAGAATGAACTCATTTAAAGACGATGTGGGCATGTAA
- a CDS encoding ROK family protein: protein MSIESDWIRMVLVTTGGETLLESKYKTPHSVDTIVSSLNVRISNHQFRYGAIERIGISISEYLQFGFGQGTPLREKIQSKLLSHVRKYDWNQTPITCAQAAALSEMKRNKANKNERLMTVVLDTDCSIGFSTARPHAVATSDVDFSHWAHSPLPYYEALNDGLTPICRCGKENCIDQFLSISGLERQYHQLVLKNLTVQEIFDALERYDMQATRIYRMYVDQLARALSSQISQLRPTRLVLYGMISRYPALAFDLKAALGRYCNNSDIPLVSCSELGHFSSAYGATLHS, encoded by the coding sequence GTGTCGATCGAAAGCGATTGGATACGTATGGTGCTCGTTACCACAGGTGGCGAGACCTTACTGGAGTCCAAATACAAAACACCGCATTCGGTGGATACCATCGTTTCGAGTTTGAATGTCAGAATTTCGAATCATCAGTTTCGTTATGGCGCGATCGAGCGCATAGGGATAAGTATTTCTGAGTATTTGCAATTCGGATTTGGACAGGGCACTCCTCTTCGAGAAAAAATACAAAGCAAATTATTGAGTCATGTACGTAAATACGATTGGAATCAAACGCCAATTACCTGTGCACAAGCGGCGGCGCTAAGCGAAATGAAACGAAATAAGGCAAACAAAAATGAACGCTTGATGACGGTGGTACTGGATACGGATTGCAGTATCGGTTTTTCAACGGCGCGGCCACATGCCGTTGCAACGAGCGACGTCGATTTTTCTCATTGGGCTCACTCGCCATTGCCTTATTATGAAGCGCTTAACGATGGGTTAACCCCCATTTGTCGATGCGGTAAAGAGAATTGCATTGATCAGTTTTTGTCCATTAGCGGTTTAGAACGTCAGTATCATCAATTGGTGCTTAAAAATCTAACCGTGCAAGAAATCTTTGATGCCTTAGAACGGTATGACATGCAGGCGACCAGAATCTATCGGATGTATGTAGACCAATTAGCACGGGCATTGTCATCTCAAATTTCGCAATTGCGTCCAACACGTTTGGTCTTGTATGGAATGATAAGTCGTTATCCGGCCTTAGCGTTCGATTTAAAAGCCGCGTTGGGGCGTTATTGTAATAACTCAGATATTCCACTCGTATCTTGTTCAGAGTTAGGTCACTTTTCTAGTGCTTATGGTGCGACACTTCATTCATAA
- a CDS encoding porin, with protein sequence MNKTLISVLVANALVVSTSAYAANNQRGFTVEDSIYDSVLNDAMQFGGHIGTSYEYEEKDVTDFASWGGDFTEKTKTHEIFGVFYKNSKWDLSALYALKQVNRNKTSKKSNDSELEESFKHLMSLNKGFDLGDGWTTGLIYDLEYTRGKIYSTSGTKGLGISKAEHSVRPYLTYWNNEYNAGVYTNLEYLYNDEDKNSWGTRQEKGYSFLIKPYKRMGNWEFGVELYYQIKDNDAKNGDGTINEVSDFTEKYAEPIVQYSFEDAGALYVRTRIGENKTTVSDGWAKDSEYFKDIRKATVGYEQAVGDDWLVKAEYEWAKDKETFTQKEGEEKIVEQNTFFLQALYRF encoded by the coding sequence GTGAACAAAACATTAATTTCGGTATTGGTGGCAAATGCACTTGTTGTTAGTACCTCTGCTTACGCTGCAAATAATCAACGTGGATTTACAGTCGAAGACAGTATCTACGATTCTGTTCTAAACGATGCAATGCAATTTGGCGGTCATATTGGTACATCGTATGAATACGAAGAAAAAGACGTTACTGATTTCGCTTCTTGGGGCGGGGATTTTACTGAGAAAACTAAGACCCATGAAATATTTGGTGTGTTCTATAAGAACTCTAAATGGGATTTATCGGCTCTATATGCTCTTAAACAAGTCAATCGAAATAAAACAAGTAAGAAATCCAATGATTCAGAACTAGAGGAATCTTTCAAACACCTAATGTCACTAAACAAAGGCTTTGATCTTGGTGACGGTTGGACTACTGGATTGATCTATGACTTGGAATACACTCGCGGGAAAATCTATAGCACGAGTGGTACGAAAGGGTTAGGGATCAGTAAAGCTGAGCACAGCGTGCGCCCTTATCTAACTTATTGGAATAACGAGTACAACGCGGGGGTCTATACCAACCTTGAGTATCTTTACAATGATGAAGACAAAAATTCATGGGGTACTCGTCAAGAGAAAGGTTACAGCTTCTTAATTAAGCCATACAAACGCATGGGTAACTGGGAGTTTGGCGTAGAACTTTATTACCAAATCAAAGATAACGATGCGAAAAACGGCGATGGTACTATCAACGAAGTCAGTGACTTCACGGAAAAGTATGCTGAGCCAATTGTACAATACAGCTTTGAAGACGCTGGTGCCCTTTATGTCAGAACTCGCATCGGTGAAAACAAAACAACTGTCTCTGATGGCTGGGCAAAAGATTCAGAATATTTCAAAGATATTCGTAAAGCGACAGTCGGTTATGAACAAGCCGTTGGCGACGACTGGTTAGTCAAAGCCGAATACGAATGGGCAAAAGACAAAGAAACGTTCACTCAAAAAGAAGGGGAAGAAAAAATCGTTGAACAAAACACTTTCTTCCTCCAAGCGCTTTATCGTTTCTAA
- a CDS encoding TrmB family transcriptional regulator gives MSEIVTKLMDFGFTKTDAMVYITLLKNGRSSGYKIAKEISLSRSSVYSSIDNLYSNGFIFLSDGDTKEYEAKSPDLIFSQIEKKTITNIAILKKELSKMALQEEKEFVYNVSGYDNLVQKAKELINQSHVEIYLNSDFRLSLFKRELCEAIERGVRVIGFSFNKLETPHDKMEMYSRSEDPEQDYPSHRFMLVADMKLALAFSHRDETMGLYTNNKLMVKMIAEHIHSDIYLTEYERANLENRVRINTIHEQSNAMVQDDLSKIR, from the coding sequence GTGTCAGAAATTGTAACCAAATTGATGGATTTTGGCTTTACCAAAACCGATGCCATGGTGTACATCACCTTGCTAAAAAACGGACGTTCTAGTGGTTACAAAATTGCTAAAGAAATTTCGTTGTCTCGTTCGTCGGTCTATTCTTCAATAGATAATTTGTACAGCAATGGTTTTATTTTTCTCTCGGACGGAGATACCAAAGAATATGAAGCTAAATCTCCCGATCTAATTTTCAGCCAGATTGAGAAAAAGACAATTACAAACATCGCCATTCTCAAGAAAGAGCTCTCTAAAATGGCACTTCAAGAAGAGAAGGAGTTTGTATACAACGTTTCGGGCTATGACAATTTAGTGCAAAAAGCCAAAGAGCTGATTAACCAATCTCACGTTGAAATCTACCTAAATTCAGACTTTCGTTTGAGCCTGTTCAAGCGAGAATTGTGTGAAGCGATAGAGCGTGGCGTACGAGTGATAGGCTTCTCGTTTAATAAATTGGAAACACCGCACGATAAAATGGAAATGTATTCCCGTTCAGAAGATCCTGAACAGGATTACCCATCGCATCGATTCATGCTTGTTGCAGATATGAAGTTAGCGCTCGCGTTTTCTCATCGTGATGAAACCATGGGGCTTTATACCAATAACAAGCTGATGGTGAAGATGATTGCAGAGCACATACATAGTGATATTTATCTTACTGAATATGAGCGAGCTAACCTAGAAAACAGAGTAAGAATCAACACCATCCATGAGCAATCTAACGCCATGGTTCAAGATGATCTTTCTAAAATTCGATAG
- a CDS encoding maltose ABC transporter substrate-binding protein, producing the protein MNKNLLATALLASVFMGGMANAEEIKPESGAELLIWTDKTTVDYMEYAAKEFNADFGYDVSFSFRGLAPIDSASRLIQDGGSARVADVAEIEHDLLGRLVVAGGAMENLVSAERIEQTFMDNAIAAAKAEGIDYGFPVSFATTALFYNKDLLPNPPKTFEELVEFSKTFNDKKAHKYALLWDIQNYYESRMFVSLYGAYEFGKQGTDAKDIGISSEKAQQGLAAMKTLQAANNSNPNDMRNPQVRRGLFNEGKVAAIIDGPWAIQGYQNSGVNFGVVAMPTLDGQQPRTFSTVRLAVVSSYTEYPRAAQLFADYISSPKMLTKRYEMTQSIPPIKSVLEEIIVDADEATYAIITQSYYADAMPSIPEMGFIWSPMASAITALWVSNKTPKEALDRAYSIIQEQIQLQE; encoded by the coding sequence ATGAACAAAAATCTATTAGCAACTGCTTTATTAGCGTCGGTATTTATGGGAGGCATGGCCAATGCTGAAGAAATAAAACCGGAATCAGGCGCTGAACTACTCATCTGGACAGACAAGACAACCGTCGACTATATGGAGTATGCGGCAAAGGAATTTAATGCAGACTTTGGCTACGACGTGAGCTTCTCTTTTCGTGGGTTAGCACCCATTGATTCAGCATCACGCCTAATTCAAGACGGCGGTTCAGCACGCGTTGCAGATGTAGCGGAAATAGAGCATGACCTACTTGGCCGCTTGGTTGTTGCTGGTGGCGCGATGGAAAACTTAGTCTCAGCTGAGCGAATAGAACAAACGTTTATGGATAATGCGATTGCAGCTGCAAAAGCGGAGGGTATCGATTACGGCTTTCCGGTTAGCTTTGCCACCACCGCGTTGTTCTATAACAAAGACCTCTTACCTAATCCCCCAAAGACGTTTGAAGAGTTGGTGGAATTTTCCAAGACGTTTAATGACAAGAAAGCGCATAAGTACGCGTTACTTTGGGATATTCAGAATTACTACGAATCACGAATGTTTGTGAGTTTATATGGAGCGTATGAGTTTGGTAAGCAAGGTACAGATGCAAAGGATATTGGCATCAGTTCCGAAAAGGCACAACAAGGCCTAGCGGCGATGAAAACGTTGCAAGCAGCCAATAACTCAAATCCAAACGACATGCGCAACCCTCAGGTTCGCCGTGGTTTATTTAACGAGGGAAAAGTTGCAGCGATTATTGATGGCCCTTGGGCAATTCAAGGCTATCAGAATTCGGGTGTGAATTTCGGCGTTGTTGCAATGCCAACACTGGATGGCCAGCAACCAAGAACATTTTCAACCGTACGCTTAGCGGTCGTGTCTTCATACACGGAATACCCGCGTGCTGCTCAACTATTCGCCGATTATATTTCGTCGCCTAAAATGCTGACCAAGCGTTATGAAATGACCCAATCTATTCCACCTATCAAGTCAGTACTTGAAGAAATCATTGTGGATGCCGACGAGGCAACCTACGCGATCATCACTCAAAGTTATTATGCCGATGCGATGCCGTCGATTCCAGAAATGGGCTTCATTTGGTCGCCAATGGCGAGTGCGATTACCGCTTTGTGGGTAAGTAATAAAACGCCAAAAGAAGCATTAGACAGAGCATATTCAATTATCCAAGAGCAGATTCAGCTACAGGAATAA
- a CDS encoding glycoside hydrolase family 13 protein — translation MITKSSLTHSAKSADSYAYDKETLHIRLRSAKGEVERVSLWIGDPYHWAEGGLDGGNLGGSDAHGWVGGNEVEMVLEGTTEYHDHWFAAFKPPKRRSRYGFILYGKEGEKILFGERKCADLSDDREAEIELSNLSNFYCFPYINPKDVLQTPNWVPDTIWYQIFPERFANGRPEISPSNVMPWGSTPVSDNFMGGDLWGVLDKLDYLQELGVNGLYFCPVFTANANHKYDTVDYYNVDPHFGGNEAFKALVKEAHKRGMKVMLDAVFNHIGHQSPLWLDVVEKGQDSNYADWFWIHEFPVYPDTPKDQWDFWNLNYETFANVVEMPKLNTENPECRAYLLDVAKHWVEEFDIDGWRLDVANEVDHAFWRDFRQVVKGIKPDCYILGEIWHEGMPWLRGDQYDSLMNYPLTQAVTDYFALGTTDKQAFMDGVSQSYLSYPRNVNEAMFNLLDSHDTTRIISLCDGDKAKAKLAYLFMFTQVGAPCIYYGGEIGLDGRRGMGQEGNRKCMPWDASEQDLDFKAFIQSMIELRKSHPEFNQASIEWLPLADEDCVAYKRGDLRFVLNNSSKAKCLIIEGIKINLEGFGYHIDGVN, via the coding sequence ATGATTACTAAAAGTTCTTTGACCCACTCGGCAAAGAGTGCGGACAGTTACGCCTACGATAAAGAGACACTGCATATTCGACTGCGCAGTGCAAAAGGCGAAGTAGAGCGAGTGTCACTATGGATAGGTGACCCTTACCATTGGGCCGAAGGCGGCTTAGATGGCGGTAATTTAGGGGGCAGTGATGCCCACGGGTGGGTCGGTGGTAATGAAGTCGAAATGGTTTTAGAGGGCACAACGGAATACCATGATCATTGGTTTGCAGCCTTTAAACCACCAAAACGCAGAAGCCGCTACGGTTTCATTCTTTATGGAAAAGAGGGTGAAAAAATCCTGTTTGGTGAAAGAAAATGTGCCGATTTAAGTGATGATCGTGAGGCAGAAATTGAGCTAAGTAATCTGAGTAATTTTTACTGCTTCCCTTACATCAATCCAAAGGATGTGTTGCAAACACCAAATTGGGTGCCAGATACGATTTGGTATCAGATCTTCCCTGAACGATTTGCGAACGGTCGGCCTGAGATTTCGCCATCAAATGTGATGCCTTGGGGCAGCACGCCTGTCTCGGATAATTTTATGGGTGGCGACTTATGGGGCGTGTTGGATAAGCTTGATTACTTGCAAGAATTGGGCGTTAACGGCTTATATTTTTGCCCGGTTTTTACCGCGAATGCGAACCATAAATATGACACGGTAGATTATTACAATGTTGATCCGCATTTCGGCGGCAATGAAGCGTTTAAAGCGCTGGTGAAAGAAGCGCACAAACGCGGCATGAAAGTGATGTTGGATGCGGTATTTAACCATATTGGGCACCAGTCGCCATTGTGGTTAGATGTTGTCGAAAAAGGTCAGGATTCCAACTATGCGGATTGGTTCTGGATCCATGAATTTCCAGTGTACCCAGACACACCAAAAGATCAGTGGGATTTTTGGAACTTGAACTATGAGACGTTTGCTAACGTCGTTGAGATGCCTAAATTGAATACGGAAAATCCAGAATGTCGGGCTTATTTGCTCGATGTGGCAAAACACTGGGTTGAAGAGTTTGATATCGATGGTTGGCGTTTGGACGTTGCGAACGAAGTCGATCATGCCTTTTGGCGAGATTTTCGCCAAGTCGTTAAAGGCATCAAACCGGATTGCTATATCCTAGGTGAGATCTGGCACGAAGGCATGCCTTGGTTACGGGGAGATCAATACGACTCTTTAATGAACTACCCATTGACGCAAGCCGTGACGGATTACTTTGCGTTAGGCACAACAGACAAACAAGCCTTTATGGATGGAGTCAGCCAGTCGTATCTTTCGTATCCTCGAAACGTCAATGAAGCGATGTTCAACCTGCTGGATAGCCATGACACAACACGTATTATCAGCTTGTGTGACGGTGACAAGGCAAAAGCCAAATTGGCGTACTTATTCATGTTTACCCAAGTGGGGGCTCCATGCATTTATTATGGTGGAGAGATAGGCCTCGATGGGCGACGTGGAATGGGGCAAGAGGGCAATCGAAAATGCATGCCTTGGGATGCCTCGGAGCAAGATTTGGATTTCAAAGCGTTTATTCAATCCATGATTGAGTTGCGTAAGTCACACCCAGAGTTCAATCAAGCCTCTATCGAGTGGTTACCGCTTGCCGACGAGGACTGCGTTGCTTACAAGCGTGGCGATCTGCGTTTTGTACTTAACAACTCTTCAAAAGCCAAATGCCTGATAATTGAGGGTATTAAGATAAACCTAGAAGGGTTTGGTTATCACATTGATGGCGTAAACTAG
- a CDS encoding PLP-dependent aminotransferase family protein — protein sequence MIGEKKYLRVEQHLRHGMDNGVYLPEDKLPSIRQLGLDLNVSKNTVIRAYQELEALGLIYAVAKSGYRVKKAPYQNQYRSVQEPKEIDLLTLSRTLLTYPDYKEILPTGSAHPNTDFPSIRSLYAEIARQSRMQSNISSHYQLPPGDGRLIRQLLKISLDLSIPAKSENILVTHGAQQAISLALRALTKPGDIVAVESPCYFGNLLLMEALGLKVLEIPSCVRSGIEPAALEEALRLWEIKALLITPNFTNPTGARLPLDKRKMLLQISGDLPIIEDDVFGGLCVDETIPSLYSLDDQDRVIYVNSLSKTLDSRLRVGWLISGRYHTQIDKYQLCENMGGSNLMQSAVADFLTTGKYKTHLSRVRRVYQQNQRRFNLMLSCALNQHENLIGRYHLTQPEGSFLMWLTLPEGFNSHEACRLCKEKGISILPGSMFGSQNQFDHCIRFSTANFTEQGDWSKGLNGLAVIISNLL from the coding sequence ATGATTGGAGAGAAAAAGTATTTACGGGTCGAGCAACATCTGCGTCATGGAATGGATAATGGCGTCTATTTACCTGAAGACAAACTCCCTTCTATTCGACAGCTCGGTCTTGATCTAAATGTGAGTAAAAATACCGTCATTCGAGCTTATCAAGAGTTAGAAGCGCTTGGGTTAATTTACGCAGTGGCGAAATCAGGCTATCGAGTGAAGAAAGCCCCTTATCAAAACCAATATCGCAGTGTTCAAGAGCCGAAAGAAATCGATTTACTGACTTTATCCCGTACATTGCTAACTTACCCCGACTATAAAGAAATATTACCGACCGGATCTGCTCATCCTAATACTGATTTCCCGTCCATACGTAGTTTGTATGCAGAAATAGCAAGACAAAGTCGGATGCAAAGTAATATATCCAGTCATTACCAATTACCCCCCGGAGATGGACGGCTAATACGGCAATTGTTGAAGATTAGCTTAGATCTTAGCATTCCGGCAAAAAGCGAAAACATCTTAGTGACTCACGGAGCGCAGCAGGCGATTAGTCTTGCATTACGTGCGTTAACTAAGCCTGGTGATATCGTTGCGGTAGAGTCGCCTTGCTACTTCGGCAACTTATTATTAATGGAGGCACTGGGGTTAAAAGTGTTGGAAATACCAAGCTGCGTCCGTAGCGGAATTGAACCTGCTGCTCTTGAGGAAGCGCTCAGATTATGGGAGATCAAAGCACTGTTGATTACGCCAAACTTTACTAACCCGACAGGCGCGCGCTTACCATTGGATAAACGAAAAATGCTATTACAAATTTCGGGTGATCTTCCGATTATCGAAGACGACGTATTTGGCGGACTATGTGTAGATGAAACGATTCCTAGTCTTTATTCTCTCGATGATCAAGACCGAGTGATTTACGTAAACTCTTTGTCTAAAACATTGGATTCTCGATTGAGAGTAGGATGGTTAATTTCAGGTCGATACCATACTCAGATAGATAAATATCAATTGTGTGAAAATATGGGAGGCTCGAACTTGATGCAGTCTGCTGTTGCCGATTTCCTTACCACAGGAAAGTACAAAACTCATCTTAGCCGAGTGAGGCGAGTTTATCAGCAGAACCAACGACGATTTAATCTCATGCTAAGTTGTGCTCTTAATCAACATGAAAACCTGATTGGTCGCTATCACTTAACACAGCCCGAAGGTTCTTTTTTGATGTGGCTTACGCTTCCCGAAGGTTTTAATAGCCATGAAGCCTGTCGGTTATGTAAGGAAAAAGGGATCAGCATCTTACCCGGATCCATGTTTGGATCTCAGAATCAGTTTGACCATTGTATTCGGTTTAGTACCGCTAATTTTACTGAGCAGGGAGACTGGAGTAAGGGGCTAAATGGGTTGGCAGTTATTATTTCAAATCTATTATAA
- a CDS encoding DMT family transporter: MLIRMIPFIFVVLWASGFIGARFGVQYAEPATLLLVRMAANVILFLILVTVLHRRIPTGSAFWHSCVVGILIHGFYLGGSYLAIDMGMPSGLCSLLVGTQPILTALILVNATQERFNSAQWIGLALGFIGISLVLMGNIEWQSEDQKWEAVMASGLALLGITLGTLYQKRFCRGVDMVGGAAVQYLAAAVLFLPYAMTFETMQIEWTMELILTLVWLVVVLSCVALMLLLYMVEHGASSSVASVFYLVPPVTAIQAWLAFDESFDASAAFGFGLAAIAVYLVVKKPNLNLVKKASITSS, from the coding sequence ATGCTAATTCGAATGATCCCGTTTATTTTTGTCGTGCTTTGGGCATCCGGATTTATTGGTGCTCGATTTGGTGTTCAATACGCGGAACCCGCAACCTTACTTTTGGTTCGTATGGCCGCTAATGTTATTTTGTTTTTAATTCTGGTGACGGTATTACACCGCCGAATTCCAACAGGTAGCGCATTTTGGCATAGCTGTGTGGTGGGCATACTAATTCACGGGTTTTATCTTGGAGGCAGCTATTTAGCCATTGATATGGGGATGCCCTCTGGTTTGTGTTCACTTTTAGTTGGTACACAACCTATATTGACCGCTCTAATATTAGTCAACGCGACACAAGAGCGTTTCAATAGTGCTCAATGGATCGGGCTCGCTTTAGGGTTTATCGGCATCAGTTTGGTATTAATGGGCAATATTGAATGGCAGTCCGAAGACCAAAAATGGGAAGCGGTTATGGCCTCAGGTCTTGCTTTGTTAGGCATAACACTTGGAACCCTCTATCAAAAAAGATTCTGCCGAGGGGTCGATATGGTTGGTGGTGCTGCGGTTCAATACCTTGCAGCGGCAGTGTTATTTCTCCCATATGCAATGACCTTTGAAACCATGCAAATAGAATGGACGATGGAGCTAATCCTTACGTTAGTCTGGCTAGTGGTTGTGCTGTCTTGCGTTGCTTTAATGCTACTTCTGTACATGGTCGAACATGGTGCCTCTTCAAGCGTCGCTTCCGTGTTTTATTTGGTTCCCCCAGTTACCGCGATACAAGCTTGGTTAGCGTTCGATGAAAGCTTTGATGCCTCTGCAGCATTCGGTTTTGGTCTGGCAGCGATTGCGGTGTATTTAGTGGTGAAAAAGCCAAACCTAAACCTGGTGAAGAAAGCTTCTATAACGAGTAGCTAA